One Jeotgalibaca porci genomic region harbors:
- a CDS encoding serine dehydratase beta chain, with the protein MANTFRSVFDIIGPIMVGPSSSHTAGALALGKAAAQLFGMIPKKITIHYYESFADTHLGHGTDFAILGGILGLNADDPMLPKAVEMAASQQIAVSFFEEKDPSPVGHPNTARMILERDDLRIVATGSSIGGGSIELNAVEIGDFQMTINGHLPLYFIKQNSSHLGLLKLRDWEVFFTNHGYRLSDIRIFREEENEWVILYLETSPSKEMISEINTMPFIEQAILIR; encoded by the coding sequence ATGGCTAATACATTTCGTAGTGTTTTCGATATTATTGGACCGATTATGGTCGGACCATCCAGTTCACATACTGCCGGCGCTTTAGCCCTCGGAAAAGCAGCCGCACAACTATTTGGTATGATTCCTAAAAAAATTACGATTCATTATTACGAGTCCTTTGCGGATACACATTTGGGACATGGAACGGACTTTGCCATTTTAGGTGGCATTTTAGGTTTAAATGCCGATGATCCGATGTTACCCAAAGCCGTGGAAATGGCAGCATCCCAACAAATTGCGGTAAGTTTTTTTGAAGAGAAAGACCCCTCTCCTGTTGGACACCCGAATACTGCACGTATGATCCTGGAACGTGATGATTTACGAATCGTCGCAACAGGCAGTTCAATCGGCGGTGGTTCGATTGAACTAAACGCAGTTGAAATCGGGGACTTCCAGATGACCATCAATGGGCATTTACCTCTTTATTTTATTAAACAAAACAGTTCGCATCTCGGTTTATTAAAGCTGCGGGACTGGGAAGTTTTTTTCACTAACCATGGGTACCGTTTAAGTGATATCCGCATTTTCCGGGAAGAAGAGAATGAATGGGTGATTCTCTATTTAGAAACCTCTCCTTCTAAAGAAATGATTTCTGAAATTAATACAATGCCCTTTATCGAACAAGCTATTTTAATCAGGTAG
- the sdaAA gene encoding L-serine ammonia-lyase, iron-sulfur-dependent, subunit alpha: MYQSVEELVNDAREKQVPISELMVQQEMQTSHRSREDIWEQMRKNYRVMKEAVEKGLTGDGVFSPTGLTGGEAVKLMNYRKRGKSLSGDDLLIAVENAIATNEVNASLGIICATPTAGSSGTLPGVMFGIKDKLGLDEDQMVQMLFCASGFGMVIANNAMISGAAGGCQAEVGSASGMAAAAAVEIAGGSPEESSEALAMALSNLLGLVCDPVAGLVEIPCVKRNAIGAVNALISADMALAGLTNKIPADDVIEAMRRVGKNLPPSLRETGLGGLAATREGIRLKMKIFGTEMEITPSDYLGE, from the coding sequence ATGTATCAATCTGTCGAAGAACTCGTAAACGATGCACGTGAAAAGCAAGTGCCCATTTCCGAATTAATGGTGCAACAGGAAATGCAAACTTCTCATCGTTCGCGTGAGGATATATGGGAACAAATGCGTAAGAATTATCGCGTGATGAAAGAAGCAGTTGAGAAAGGCTTGACTGGTGACGGCGTCTTTTCACCAACCGGCTTGACTGGTGGCGAAGCGGTGAAGCTGATGAATTATCGGAAACGTGGGAAATCTCTTTCCGGGGACGATTTACTCATTGCTGTTGAGAATGCCATTGCGACAAACGAAGTGAATGCGTCATTAGGTATAATTTGTGCTACGCCAACTGCTGGTTCATCGGGTACTCTGCCTGGCGTGATGTTTGGTATTAAAGATAAACTCGGGCTAGACGAAGATCAGATGGTTCAGATGCTCTTTTGTGCCAGCGGATTTGGAATGGTCATAGCAAATAATGCCATGATTTCCGGTGCTGCTGGTGGCTGTCAGGCGGAAGTCGGCAGTGCATCCGGAATGGCTGCCGCTGCTGCAGTTGAAATTGCGGGTGGCTCACCTGAAGAAAGTTCTGAGGCTCTCGCAATGGCATTAAGTAACTTATTGGGGTTAGTTTGTGATCCAGTTGCCGGCTTAGTTGAAATTCCTTGCGTGAAGCGAAATGCTATTGGGGCGGTCAATGCCTTGATTTCTGCGGATATGGCATTGGCTGGTCTCACGAACAAAATTCCAGCTGATGACGTTATTGAAGCGATGCGTCGTGTCGGAAAAAACCTCCCACCTTCTTTGAGAGAAACGGGTTTGGGTGGCTTAGCCGCAACCCGTGAAGGCATTCGCTTGAAAATGAAAATTTTTGGGACTGAGATGGAAATTACACCCAGCGATTACTTGGGCGAATAG